The following coding sequences lie in one Miscanthus floridulus cultivar M001 chromosome 9, ASM1932011v1, whole genome shotgun sequence genomic window:
- the LOC136480545 gene encoding uncharacterized protein, whose amino-acid sequence MSRSSLGSFTPCDTGGLYLWGRLFLVKTDHYSLKYLLDQRLAMIPQHHWVGKLLGFDFSVEYKSGVTNTVVDALSRRDTDEGAILAISAPRFDFIDRLRHAQATDPALVAIHDDIRAGTRVAPWAVLDDMVTYDGRLYIPPASPLL is encoded by the coding sequence ATGAGCAGGAGCTCATTGGGCTCGTTCACGCCGTGCGACACTGGCGGCCTGTACTTGTGGGGTCGTCTCTTCCTCGTCAAGACTGATCACTACAGCCTCAAGTacctcctcgaccagcgcctcgcCATGATCCCGCAACACCATTGGGTGGGCAAGTTGCTCGGCTTTGACTTCTCCGTCGAGTACAAGTCTGGGGTGACGAACACGGTGGTCGACGCTCTCTCTCGACGCGACACCGATGAGGGTGCCATCCTGGCAATTTCAGCTCCCCGCTTCGACTTCATCGACCGCCTCCGTCACGCCCAGGCCACGGACCCGGCCCTGGTCGCCATCCACGATGACATCCGCGCCGGCACGCGCGTCGCTCCGTGGGCGGTCCTCGACGACATGGTCACCTATGATGGGCGCCTCTACATTCCACCGGCCTCGCCTCTTTTGTAG